One region of Primulina tabacum isolate GXHZ01 chromosome 17, ASM2559414v2, whole genome shotgun sequence genomic DNA includes:
- the LOC142532041 gene encoding uncharacterized protein LOC142532041 isoform X2 has translation MYMPKFNMWRLYEGWNEIVRIQKFRRMVSYAGSSGFTALIGCAYTNNTTRAGFSRADQFYASYPAGTELLVDTTKLYKVALGNCFGIEEWGPIEWCILAKHFERQGKSSYAYHAQYMVHLASQGQLDGSG, from the exons ATGTACATGCCAAAGTTTAATATGTGGCGGCTTTATGAAGGCTGGAATGAAATTGTGAGAATTCAGAAGTTCCGCCGAATGGTTTCTTACGCTGGGTCTTCCGGCTTCACTGCTCTCATCGGCTGTGCCTACACTAACAATAC GACTAGAGCTGGATTCTCAAGAGCAGACCAATTCTATGCATCTTATCCGGCTGGGACTGAGCTTCTCGTAGACACTACTAAG CTATACAAAGTAGCGCTCGGGAATTGCTTTGGAATAGAGGAGTGGGGACCGATTGAATGGTGCATTTTGGCTAAGCATTTTGAACGCCAAGGAAAATCTTCATATGCGTATCATGCT CAATACATGGTGCACCTTGCATCGCAAGGGCAGCTCGATGGAAGTGGCTAG
- the LOC142532041 gene encoding uncharacterized protein LOC142532041 isoform X1, giving the protein MYMPKFNMWRLYEGWNEIVRIQKFRRMVSYAGSSGFTALIGCAYTNNTTRAGFSRADQFYASYPAGTELLVDTTKLYKVALGNCFGIEEWGPIEWCILAKHFERQGKSSYAYHAVSWLHVTVSLFHIVFIAFALNYFVTILADFN; this is encoded by the exons ATGTACATGCCAAAGTTTAATATGTGGCGGCTTTATGAAGGCTGGAATGAAATTGTGAGAATTCAGAAGTTCCGCCGAATGGTTTCTTACGCTGGGTCTTCCGGCTTCACTGCTCTCATCGGCTGTGCCTACACTAACAATAC GACTAGAGCTGGATTCTCAAGAGCAGACCAATTCTATGCATCTTATCCGGCTGGGACTGAGCTTCTCGTAGACACTACTAAG CTATACAAAGTAGCGCTCGGGAATTGCTTTGGAATAGAGGAGTGGGGACCGATTGAATGGTGCATTTTGGCTAAGCATTTTGAACGCCAAGGAAAATCTTCATATGCGTATCATGCTGTAAGCTGGTTACATGTTACAGTCAGTCTGTTTCATATTGTTTTCATAGCCTTTGCTCTTAATTATTTTGTGACAATTCTAGCAGATTTCAATTAA